The genomic stretch AATCAGGCAAAACGGAGCCGTGGAGATTGACCGTGCCCAGCGGAGGAATGGAGAAAACCTCACGGGGCAGGATTCGGAACGCCGCCACAAAAAAGAGGCCGGCACTGATTTCATAAAGCCGGGCGATGAAACCGGGGTCGGCAAGCTTTACCGGTTCAAGGACCGGTATGCCCAGTTTGAGCGCCTCTGTTTTCACCGGCGTGGGAGATGGGTGAAGCCCCCTCCCGGAGCAGGCATCGCAGCGGGTTACCACTAAAGCAACCTCGTGACAGCGGGCCAGGGCACTCAGACTCGGCGCCGCGAAATCCGAAGTTCCCATGAACACGATGCGCATCAGCTATTGCCGTTTTCTTCCGCTATTTCACGGAGCGCTTTAGCCAGAAGCAATTTTCTTACAGTGCTCAGGCGGTCCACAAAAAGAATCCCGTCGAGATGGTCCATTTCATGCTGGACGATTCTCGCCACAAGGCCATCCGCATCGATTTCCCGGACCGCACCGTCCGGGTCCCGGTACTGTATACGAACCTTCTGGGGCCTGGTCAAATCCTCATAAATTCCCGGAATTGAGAGGCATCCCTCCTCCATGACACATTCCCCTTCCTGGGAAAGGACTTCCGGGTTGATCAGGGTAAGGGTGTTTTCCACCTCT from Candidatus Latescibacter sp. encodes the following:
- the def gene encoding peptide deformylase, encoding MAPPTTKVRRFGDPVLRKKTEEVTVFDSELKDFIDHMIDTLYEENGLGLAAPQVGDLRKIVIVDLSFGEEVENTLTLINPEVLSQEGECVMEEGCLSIPGIYEDLTRPQKVRIQYRDPDGAVREIDADGLVARIVQHEMDHLDGILFVDRLSTVRKLLLAKALREIAEENGNS